The DNA region ATCTCCTGCCAGCTCATTCCGTCGTGCGGCGCCTCAATTCCGTATTTGGCAAACAAATCGGCATTATAGTACAAAACCGAGCCGTAAAAGGTCGGGGATAAACCGTACAGCTTCCCGCCGCCTTTTTCCTTCAGAATTTCCATAAGTCCCGGAAAAATCGTTTCGGTATCGTATTTATCCTTGGCGATCAGCGGATCAAGCTCCGTCAGCTTGCCTTCGGAAGCGAACTTTTCATACTGATTCGTATTCAACAGCAGCACGTCCGGCTGCTCTTCTTCGATAAATTTGGCAAACGCTTTGTCATAGTCAAAATCTTCCTGGTCGCTGTCCCGGTAAATCTTGTCCGTTGATGAGACGACTTCAATATCGATATTCGGATATTTCATCGCAAACAAATCGCCGTACTCCTGATAAAAATAACTCTCATCCCA from Paenibacillus macerans includes:
- a CDS encoding ABC transporter substrate-binding protein — encoded protein: MKNGFIHKAILVLFSGLLLAGCTGGPAKETKQVSNLKVMFWDESYFYQEYGDLFAMKYPNIDIEVVSSTDKIYRDSDQEDFDYDKAFAKFIEEEQPDVLLLNTNQYEKFASEGKLTELDPLIAKDKYDTETIFPGLMEILKEKGGGKLYGLSPTFYGSVLYYNADLFAKYGIEAPHDGMSWQEILDTARRFPTDGDEKSRVYGFGSDYGMSLENLASSISSTQGLNYINPDTMKLTLNTDSWKQVYKMAMDALDSKAVYNPDGEGFQGGTMESITKASRS